The following proteins come from a genomic window of Pichia kudriavzevii chromosome 1, complete sequence:
- a CDS encoding uncharacterized protein (PKUD0A09930) produces MLSRPCSSVAEIGNNKIDIFFFRSFLSRQAFLVNFSFALVQFSKVSMLQILEKLKYDPNDERIQLEKHSDKIVLPEKILNELVNLQKLQDIEKLPHPLVFRISTPSNNAYVGVKEFHDLDNDSVFLTEDVRGRLGIQDAGATILSVELALNVSGDDVVEKAMIILEPMEKYQVNDWKTFLESTLSKSYTAVTTGDILTFNIEKFECELKVRSVKTSNHVRSVCVIDRDIDLEIYGDNAVDVPINGIQECEEASGEIRKGMTVKINIPENHVLKSDGDYAISNDQFVSGDRFEFATVNEGIKVGQGKYVYAFTDLKFEICDRYEKPEGVIPGTVKCENCGKAISPSSKVMHETFCLRNNIKCAQCGKTFRKAIPDKHWHCCSTFGDDAESKELHDRYMHERQTCECGYNGVTYSVCVHRNECLLSLHECRYCHLILPRGEECVESRYYSVSGHEWTCGSKTTECFKCGKIVRLRELDTHLKNHEFVEAEVSERTIQCSNVLCVNKFTGDNSIGLCTECFSPLYSDIRDDDGRRLKARIERRYILQLKNGCGDLQCDNQLCVSSSECICRGSMGEIIKFVKKWVSEGPYMFCVSRKMRELRKNKG; encoded by the coding sequence ATGCTTTCCAGGCCGTGCAGCTCCGTAGCTGAAATTGGAAATAATAAGattgacattttttttttcagaagcTTCCTGTCTAGGCAGGCATTTTTGGttaacttttcttttgccCTTGTTCAATTTAGTAAAGTTTCAATGCTACAAATACTTGAGAAACTGAAGTACGATCCTAATGATGAACGTATCCAATTAGAAAAGCATTCAGATAAAATAGTCTTGCCTGAGAAAATCCTAAACGAATTAGTcaatttacaaaaattACAAGATATAGAAAAATTGCCACATCCTTTAGTATTTCGAATAAGCACACCAAGTAATAATGCATATGTTGGTGTTAAAGAATTCCATGATTTAGACAATGACAGTGTTTTCTTAACCGAGGATGTGCGTGGAAGGCTAGGTATACAAGATGCAGGTGCTACAATTCTATCGGTTGAGTTGGCATTAAATGTTTCAGGtgatgatgttgttgaaaaggCAATGATTATACTAGAGCCTAtggaaaaatatcaagtAAATGACTGGAAAACGTTTCTGGAATCCACCCTGTCTAAGAGTTACACTGCAGTGACCACGGGAGATATCTTGACTTTTAACATCGAGAAGTTTGAATGTGAATTGAAAGTAAGGTCTGTGAAGACCTCGAACCATGTCAGAAGTGTATGTGTTATAGATCGTGACATTGATCTCGAAATATATGGGGACAATGCGGTTGATGTCCCCATTAATGGCATTCAAGAATGTGAAGAAGCATCGGGTGAAATTAGGAAAGGTATGACTGTTAAGATAAATATACCTGAAAATCACGTACTGAAGAGCGATGGAGATTATGCGATTTCCAATGATCAGTTTGTTAGTGGCGACCGGTTTGAATTTGCCACAGTTAATGAAGGTATTAAGGTGGGTCAGGGGAAGTATGTTTATGCATTTACAGATCTTAAATTTGAGATATGTGATCGTTATGAGAAACCTGAAGGAGTTATACCGGGCACTGTGAAATGTGAGAACTGTGGTAAAGCTATCAGTCCCTCTTCCAAGGTGATGCATGAAACCTTCTGCTTGAGAAACAACATAAAATGTGCCCAATGTGGGAAAACTTTCCGTAAGGCTATACCCGACAAACACTGGCACTGTTGTTCTAcatttggtgatgatgCAGAATCTAAAGAGCTGCATGATCGGTATATGCATGAACGACAAACGTGTGAATGCGGGTATAATGGTGTTACTTATAGTGTTTGCGTTCATAGAAATGAATGTTTATTATCCCTACACGAATGTCGATATTGTCATTTAATACTTCCACGAGGAGAGGAGTGTGTGGAATCGAGGTACTACAGTGTCTCAGGACATGAGTGGACATGCGGTTCTAAGACCACGGAATGTTTCAAATGTGGAAAGATTGTTCGATTGAGGGAACTGGATacacatttgaaaaaccaCGAGTTTGTGGAAGCCGAAGTTAGTGAGCGAACTATACAGTGCAGTAACGTTTTATGTGTTAACAAATTTACTGGTGATAATTCAATTGGGCTGTGCACTGAATGCTTCAGTCCACTATATTCCGATATTAGAGATGATGATGGGAGAAGATTGAAAGCCAGGATTGAAAGAAGGTATATTCTGCAGCTGAAGAATGGATGTGGGGATCTGCAGTGTGATAACCAGTTGTGTGTGAGCAGCAGCGAATGTATCTGCAGAGGTTCTATGGGTGAGATTATAAAGTTTGTGAAGAAGTGGGTCTCTGAAGGCCCATACATGTTCTGTGTTAGCCGTAAAATGAGAGAACTACGTAAAAACAAAGGATGA
- a CDS encoding uncharacterized protein (PKUD0A09940; similar to Saccharomyces cerevisiae YDR226W (ADK1); ancestral locus Anc_8.441) encodes MANDATSNLPPALRMVLIGPPGAGKGTQAPNLKERYCACHLATGDMLRSQVSQGTELGKQAKKIMDQGGLVSDEIMVGMIQSELTNNPECKNGFILDGFPRTIPQAEKLDSMLNEMKKPLQKAVELKIDDELLVARITGRLVHPASGRSYHKLFNPPKVEMTDDLTGEPLVQRSDDNVEALKKRLTTYHQQTEPIVDYYKKTGIWAGIDASQSPKTVWSDILKCLGN; translated from the coding sequence ATGGCTAACGACGCAACTTCGAATCTCCCTCCAGCTCTCCGTATGGTCTTGATTGGCCCACCTGGTGCAGGTAAAGGTACCCAGGCTCCAAATCTTAAAGAGAGATACTGTGCTTGCCATTTGGCAACCGGTGACATGCTTAGAAGCCAGGTTTCCCAGGGCACCGAACTAGGTAAGCAGGCAAAGAAGATCATGGACCAGGGTGGTTTGGTCAGTGATGAGATTATGGTTGGCATGATCCAGTCCGAATTGACCAATAACCCAGAATGTAAGAATGGTTTCATTCTTGATGGATTCCCAAGAACCATTCCACAGGCTGAAAAATTGGACTCTATGTTGAACGAAATGAAGAAGCCATTGCAAAAGGCCGTTGAGTTGAAGATCGACGACGAATTGTTGGTTGCTAGAATTACCGGTAGATTGGTCCATCCTGCTTCTGGTAGATCTTACCATAAGTTATTCAACCCTCCAAAGGTTGAAATGACCGACGACTTGACTGGCGAACCTTTGGTCCAAAGATCCGACGATAACGTCGAAgctttgaagaagagattGACCACCTACCACCAACAAACCGAACCAATTGTCGACTACTATAAGAAAACTGGTATTTGGGCAGGTATTGATGCATCCCAATCTCCAAAGACTGTGTGGTCCGACATTTTAAAATGTTTAGGAAACTAA
- a CDS encoding uncharacterized protein (PKUD0A09950; similar to Saccharomyces cerevisiae YBL015W (ACH1); ancestral locus Anc_8.161): MSAILKQRVRYAPYLKKLRTPQECIPLFSNGQYLGWSGFTGVGAPKVIPTALADHVEKNNLQGKLGFNLFVGASAGPEESRWADLDMIHRRAPHQVGKPISRAINDNRTLFFDKHLSMFPQDLTYGYYTREKSNDLLDYTIIEATAITEDGSIVPGPAVGGSPEMISVSDKIIIEVNTATPSFEGLHDIDMPVNPPFRQPYPYTSVDQRNGLTAIPIDPSKVVAIVESTTPDQVPNPTPPDEMSKKIAGHLIEFFEEEVKHGRLPENLHPLQSGIGNVANAIIEGLEQSSFKNLTVWTEVMQDSFLPYFESGKIDFATSTSIRLSQDGFKKFFDNWDLYSKRICLRSQVVSNSPEIIRRLGVIAMNTPVEFDIYGHANSTNVNGSRMLNGLGGSADFLRNAKLSIMHTPAARKTKTDPTGISCVVPFSSHIDQTEHDLDVFVTDYGLADLRGLAPKERVPLIINKCAHPDYKDQLNEYYERALFHCKKTKALHEPHSLVDAFKMHINLERNGTMKLDSWDVKF; encoded by the coding sequence ATGTCGGCAATTCTTAAACAGAGAGTCAGATATGCTccttatttgaagaagctcAGAACACCACAGGAATGTATTCCTCTCTTCTCCAATGGCCAGTACCTTGGCTGGTCTGGATTTACCGGTGTGGGAGCACCAAAGGTGATTCCAACAGCTTTGGCAGATCATGTCGAAAAGAACAACTTACAGGGTAAACTTGGAttcaatttgtttgttgGTGCATCGGCAGGACCAGAAGAATCCAGATGGGCAGATTTAGATATGATTCATCGTAGAGCTCCTCATCAGGTTGGTAAACCAATTTCAAGGGCAATCAATGATAATAGAACGTTATTTTTCGATAAACATTTGTCCATGTTCCCACAAGATTTGACCTATGGTTATTACACCAGAGAAAAGTCTAATGACTTGTTGGATTACACAATCATTGAAGCAACAGCAATAACTGAGGATGGTTCCATTGTTCCAGGTCCTGCCGTTGGTGGATCTCCTGAAATGATTTCAGTCTCTGACAAGATTATTATTGAAGTCAATACTGCCACCCCTTCATTTGAAGGTTTACATGATATTGACATGCCTGTAAACCCACCATTTAGACAACCTTATCCTTACACCTCGGTTGACCAAAGAAATGGTTTGACTGCAATTCCTATTGATCCTTCCAAAGTTGTTGCAATTGTCGAGTCAACAACACCAGATCAAGTTCCAAATCCAACTCCTCCAGATGAAATGTCCAAGAAGATTGCAGGCCATTTaattgaattctttgaagaagaagttaagCATGGTAGATTGCCAGAAAATTTGCATCCATTACAATCTGGTATTGGTAATGTTGCCAATGCAATTATTGAAGGGTTGGAACAATCATCATTTAAAAACTTGACTGTTTGGACAGAAGTTATGCAAGATTCATTTTTACCTTATTTTGAATCAGgtaaaattgattttgccACTTCAACTTCTATTAGGTTATCTCAAGATGGATTTaagaaattctttgataattGGGatttatattcaaagagAATATGTTTAAGATCTCAAGTTGTCTCTAATTCTCCTGAAATAATTAGAAGATTGGGCGTTATTGCTATGAATACCCCCGTTGAATTTGACATTTACGGTCATGCCAACTCAACAAATGTCAATGGTTCAAGAATGTTGAATGGTTTAGGTGGTTCAGCAGATTTCTTGCGTAATGCCAAGTTGTCTATTATGCACACTCCAGCTGCTAGAAAGACAAAGACCGACCCAACGGGTATTTCCTGTGTCGTGCCATTCTCATCTCATATTGATCAAACCGAACATGACTTGGACGTGTTTGTCACCGACTATGGTTTGGCAGACTTGAGAGGATTGGCGCCAAAGGAGAGAGTTCCGTTGATTATCAACAAGTGTGCCCACCCTGACTACAAGGACCAGTTGAATGAATACTATGAGAGGGCCCTCTTCCACTGTAAAAAGACAAAGGCATTGCATGAACCTCACTCCCTAGTTGACGCATTCAAGATGCACATCAACTTGGAAAGAAATGGCACCATGAAGTTAGACTCCTGGGATGTCAAGTTCTAA
- a CDS encoding uncharacterized protein (PKUD0A09960) yields MLVIYSCVEERCIFFIDFRSILFPSILYYTVAYFLHCTPLHTTTLFDLLLYISLPHLFTNTSMKRQCSNRSDVKRIRLSKERLLVRLPGEVLDLVLQHLSRVDLLHVSMADRRHRSLVYERIFAEVALHWRDIDAFVKHFKQTDLVKKLRIRCDPTNERETNHGEWNVSLGEVLRRCCQLEEMEIGLLASGRSLKYKDDFPIEYGDKIRKLTLVSHCQDNQSYGEYSDKSLFETTQIRYFRRLECLHLNGFSLGVDKYVTVGDSSSPHGGELPHLREVNLTNCTWSYPENAIDIFKLHAHAPLEHVQLEYTRGAAFVHSERFKSLVTLERRRRDGSAAHAPHARGPESRVYVAGERIL; encoded by the coding sequence ATGCTAGTCATTTATTCATGTGTAGAGGAAAGgtgtattttctttatcgATTTTCGTTCTATACTATTTCCTTCTATATTATACTATACTGTAGCGTACTTTCTACACTGCACACCACTGCACACCACTACACTATTTGATCTCCTTCTGTATATCTCACTGCCTCACTTGTTCACAAACACAAGCATGAAAAGACAGTGCTCCAATCGTTCTGATGTTAAGAGAATCCGTCTAAGCAAGGAGAGACTCCTTGTGAGACTCCCAGGCGAGGTGCTGGACCTTGTCCTCCAACACCTCTCACGGGTCGACCTTCTCCATGTTAGCATGGCTGACCGCCGACATCGAAGTCTAGTCTATGAGAGAATCTTTGCCGAGGTTGCCCTACATTGGCGAGACATTGACGCCTTTGTGAAACACTTCAAACAGACGGACCTGGTAAAGAAGCTACGCATTAGATGTGACCCCACAAACGAGCGTGAGACCAACCATGGGGAGTGGAACGTCTCCCTAGGGGAAGTGTTGCGGCGATGTTGCCAACTAGAGGAGATGGAGATTGGTCTATTGGCGAGTGGTCGAAGCCTCAAGTACAAGGACGATTTCCCCATTGAGTATGGTGACAAGATCCGCAAACTGACCCTTGTTAGCCATTGTCAGGATAACCAAAGTTATGGCGAGTACAGTGACAAGAGTCTCTTTGAGACCACACAGATTCGGTATTTCCGTCGACTCGAATGTCTACACCTTAATGGATTCTCCCTTGGTGTAGATAAGTACGTTACAGTTGGAGATTCATCGTCTCCACATGGGGGGGAACTCCCTCATCTGAGAGAGGTGAATCTTACAAACTGTACATGGAGCTACCCAGAGAATGCCATTGATATATTTAAGCTTCACGCGCATGCGCCACTCGAGCACGTGCAGCTCGAGTACACGCGTGGCGCAGCGTTTGTGCATAGCGAAAGATTCAAGAGTCTCGTTACTTTGGAACGCCGTAGAAGGGACGGCTCGGCAGCGCATGCGCCACACGCCCGCGGGCCCGAGTCACGTGTCTACGTGGCGGGGGAGCGGATATTGTAA
- a CDS encoding uncharacterized protein (PKUD0A09970; similar to Saccharomyces cerevisiae YJL206C; ancestral locus Anc_1.128) yields MGAIRKGKYSKLGCMECKRRKIKCDESKPVCWHCDRLSKTCVYPARQQKRDLPNVDLAKSLEELLMDQIGDFQETPASSSLEIPELAITPRIGKFDIGQFSLDTESRKYLQLFYDEFTQVIFPFNVREENVIREVILNHAINGGYLLSAVLACGALRSYHKSSSEADEKSYVGYLSKCMKLLSNRISKGLGDELESMILTTLLITSYNASSNVVKWRPHLEAAGRMLMNENIAGEVYSICRCWFISIEILAGLSSKIGGTISNEEWKIMEGWIEDTSQMENLGLIWKNAWNGPVFNLMYGYTNKLGVVLGRLCLLLKETRQNGCGCVSIGEIGWLMEMLDSEDIKSFKIWDGSGYLRKIDGIVPAELLESVEEFDDLGDEGGPLWASWWDISYQSHRIVGIIQVLTELMQLPREHLLVRRAIGDAMRILRFLRSGKRVQSYSVLMFQLCVFLVGKWTCLGEDRVYVVKFFQELRMFGNVSAQHSLDVLESLWSGRRVSDDEDIISY; encoded by the coding sequence ATGGGTGCCATTCGAAAGGGGAAGTACTCCAAGCTAGGATGTATGGAATGTAAGAGGAGGAAAATCAAATGCGATGAGTCTAAGCCTGTGTGCTGGCACTGCGATCGGTTATCAAAGACATGCGTATATCCAGCCAGGCAACAAAAGAGGGACTTGCCCAATGTCGATTTGGCCAAGTCATTAGAAGAGTTGTTGATGGATCAAATTGGCGATTTTCAAGAGACTCCTGCCTCATCATCTCTCGAGATTCCGGAGTTGGCGATAACACCACGGATTGGGAAATTTGACATTGGTCAATTTTCCCTCGATACCGAAAGTCGAAAGTATCTGCAGCTCTTCTATGATGAGTTCACGCAAGTCATTTTCCCCTTTAACGTGCGAGAGGAGAATGTAATCAGGGAAGTTATATTAAACCACGCAATAAATGGAGGTTATTTGCTCAGTGCGGTTTTGGCGTGTGGTGCGTTGAGGTCGTACCACAAGAGCTCGAGTGAAGCGGATGAGAAGAGCTATGTTGGGTACCTATCGAAATGCATGAAGCTGCTAAGCAACAGGATAAGTAAAGGGCTAGGTGATGAACTGGAGAGTATGATTCTGACCACGTTGTTGATAACGAGTTACAATGCCAGTTCGAATGTTGTCAAGTGGCGGCCGCATTTGGAGGCTGCCGGACGgatgttgatgaatgaGAACATAGCTGGCGAAGTATATTCGATATGTCGATGCTGGTTTATAAGTATCGAGATATTAGCTGGCCTGAGTTCTAAAATCGGGGGCACGATATCGAATGAGGAGTGGAAGATCATGGAAGGGTGGATAGAAGACACCAGCCAGATGGAGAACCTTGGACTAATTTGGAAGAACGCGTGGAATGGTCCTGTTTTCAACCTCATGTACGGGTATACCAACAAATTAGGAGTTGTATTGGGTCGTTTATGTTTACTTCTCAAGGAGACACGACAAAATGGGTGCGGGTGTGTCTCCATTGGGGAGATTGGGTGGTTGATGGAGATGTTGGACAGCGAGGATATCAAGAGTTTCAAGATCTGGGATGGCAGTGGATACCTGAGGAAAATTGATGGCATTGTACCTGCCGAACTGCTTGAGTCTGTTGAGGAATTTGACGATTTGGGAGACGAAGGGGGTCCACTGTGGGCCTCCTGGTGGGACATCAGTTATCAAAGCCATCGTATAGTTGGAATTATCCAGGTATTGACGGAGTTGATGCAGTTACCGAGAGAACATCTCTTAGTGAGGCGGGCCATTGGCGATGCAATGCGAATTTTGCGGTTTCTACGAAGCGGTAAGCGGGTCCAGTCCTATTCGGTGCTTATGTTTCAGCTATGTGTGTTTCTCGTTGGGAAATGGACGTGTCTGGGGGAGGACCGTGTTTATGTTGTGAAATTTTTCCAAGAGTTGCGGATGTTTGGCAATGTGAGTGCACAGCATTCGTTGGATGTCCTAGAGAGTCTCTGGAGTGGGCGACGTGTCAGTGATGACGAGGATATAATCAGTTACTAG